A single Plasmodium sp. gorilla clade G2 genome assembly, chromosome: 7 DNA region contains:
- a CDS encoding dynein light chain, putative produces MEEPKCDILYEHMNYDNKIKLINIAKEIYININNNKINSWRNATIALRDKIKEVLDFNEKGWHIIIGSKFGFFCTHEIYHALHFKLDHIEFLIFKHG; encoded by the coding sequence atggaagaaCCTAAATgtgatattttatatgaacatatgaattatgataataaaataaaattaattaacatagcaaaggaaatatatataaatataaataataataaaataaattcttGGAGAAATGCAACTATAGCTTTaagagataaaataaaagaagttTTAGATTTTAACGAAAAAGGTTGGCATATAATAATTGGATCCAAATTTGGATTTTTTTGTACTCATGAAATTTATCATGCTTTGCATTTTAAATTAGATCATATAGAGTTCCTTATTTTTAAACatggataa